A portion of the Magnetovibrio sp. genome contains these proteins:
- the mce gene encoding methylmalonyl-CoA epimerase yields MIGNLNHVAIAVPDLAAATAKYRDQLGATVSEPQDEPDHGVRVVFVQLPNTKIELLEPLGDNSPINGFLAKNPDGGIHHLCFEVDDIDAASAKLSADGVRILGGGEPKIGAHGKPVLFLHPKDFCATLIELEQA; encoded by the coding sequence ATGATCGGTAATCTCAATCACGTCGCCATTGCCGTGCCGGATCTGGCAGCCGCCACCGCTAAATATCGCGACCAACTGGGCGCCACGGTGTCCGAACCGCAAGACGAACCCGATCACGGCGTGCGGGTGGTGTTCGTGCAATTGCCCAACACCAAGATCGAGCTGTTGGAACCGCTCGGCGATAACTCGCCGATCAACGGCTTTTTGGCCAAGAACCCGGACGGCGGCATCCATCACTTGTGCTTCGAAGTCGACGACATCGACGCCGCCAGCGCCAAGCTGAGCGCCGACGGGGTGCGCATCCTGGGCGGCGGCGAGCCGAAAATCGGCGCGCACGGCAAGCCAGTTTTGTTCCTGCATCCGAAAGATTTTTGCGCTACCCTGATCGAGTTGGAGCAAGCCTGA
- a CDS encoding type III pantothenate kinase, giving the protein MLLAIDSGNTNTVFAVFTDDGEIKGEWRASTTATRTSDEYGVWLLRLMELESIHPADITDAIIATVVPATLYNLKSLCEKYFQTTALVVGEAGVDLGVEIKIENAHEVGADRLVNAVAANAKYGGPLICIDFGTATTFDVIDHDGNYAGGVIAPGINLSLEALHMAAAKLPRVAVERPAKVIGTGTVSAMQSGIYWGYVSMIEGMVARIREEFRADMDVVATGGLAQMFSDATRIINWTDKDLTLRGLYLIHKRNKG; this is encoded by the coding sequence ATGTTATTAGCGATTGATTCCGGCAACACCAACACGGTCTTCGCGGTCTTTACCGACGACGGCGAAATCAAAGGCGAGTGGCGCGCCAGCACCACCGCGACGCGCACGTCCGATGAATACGGTGTGTGGCTGTTGCGTTTGATGGAACTTGAAAGCATCCATCCCGCCGACATCACCGACGCGATCATTGCCACCGTGGTGCCCGCAACGCTCTACAACCTCAAAAGCTTGTGCGAAAAGTATTTTCAGACCACGGCGCTGGTGGTAGGGGAAGCGGGCGTCGACCTGGGCGTCGAGATCAAGATCGAAAACGCCCACGAGGTCGGCGCGGACCGTCTGGTTAACGCCGTTGCTGCCAATGCCAAGTACGGCGGGCCGCTGATTTGCATCGATTTCGGTACCGCGACCACCTTCGACGTGATCGACCACGACGGCAACTACGCCGGTGGGGTGATCGCGCCGGGCATCAATTTGTCGTTGGAAGCCCTGCACATGGCGGCGGCGAAATTGCCCCGCGTGGCGGTCGAACGCCCCGCCAAAGTGATCGGCACCGGCACCGTATCGGCAATGCAGTCGGGGATCTATTGGGGATATGTGTCGATGATCGAAGGCATGGTGGCGCGCATTCGCGAGGAATTCCGCGCCGACATGGACGTGGTCGCCACCGGCGGATTGGCGCAGATGTTTTCCGACGCGACCCGCATCATCAATTGGACCGATAAGGACCTGACGCTCAGGGGCCTCTATCTGATCCACAAAAGAAACAAAGGTTAG
- a CDS encoding ribonuclease J yields the protein MADEELLFLPLGGAGEIGMNLNLYGYGKPGKPTWMMVDLGITFGDGTHPGVDVIMPDPAYIEKHKEDLAGIVLTHAHEDHLGAVPYLWERFGCPIYATPFTVSIVQRKLAEVNLLDIVPIVEVSLNGTFQVGPFEIDLITLTHSIPEPNGMAIRTPLGTVLHTGDWKLDPDPVIGEPYDMPALRKLGDDGVLAIVCDSTNVFTKGTSGSEGDIFESMKQVVEGCEGRVVVTCFASNVARLDTISRVAKAVGRDVVLAGRSFWRMIDAAKENGYLQDAPTFLDEDYFGDIPKDKVLLICTGSQGEPRAALSRIAADEHPRIYLNENDTVIFSSRQIPGNEVSIGRLQNRLVRRGINIVTDKDEFVHVSGHPARDELLEMYQAVKPQISIPVHGEIRHLTEHAKLARSAQVKEAIVNENGGMIRIAPGPACVIEQVPSGRLALEGGRVVPLDGELVRGRARALWNGSATITMVIDKVGNVKGDPILTTHGLLEPDDCDFEDDILDAAEDAVERLSKKDLRKDDIVAEAVRMAVRRYCRATFNKNAVTTVHLVRV from the coding sequence ATGGCCGACGAAGAACTTCTGTTCCTGCCGCTCGGCGGCGCCGGCGAGATCGGTATGAACCTCAACCTCTACGGATACGGCAAGCCGGGCAAGCCGACCTGGATGATGGTCGACCTCGGCATCACATTTGGCGACGGCACCCACCCGGGCGTCGATGTCATCATGCCCGACCCGGCCTACATCGAAAAACACAAGGAAGACTTGGCGGGCATCGTGCTCACCCATGCCCACGAAGACCATCTGGGCGCGGTGCCGTATCTGTGGGAACGCTTCGGCTGTCCCATCTATGCGACTCCGTTCACGGTTTCGATCGTGCAACGCAAGTTGGCGGAAGTGAACTTGTTGGACATCGTGCCGATCGTCGAAGTGTCGCTTAATGGCACCTTCCAGGTGGGCCCGTTCGAAATCGACTTGATCACGCTGACCCATTCGATCCCCGAACCCAACGGCATGGCGATCCGCACGCCCCTGGGCACGGTTCTGCACACCGGCGACTGGAAGCTCGATCCCGATCCGGTGATCGGCGAGCCCTATGACATGCCCGCGCTGCGCAAACTGGGCGACGACGGGGTGTTGGCTATCGTATGCGATAGCACCAACGTTTTCACCAAAGGCACCAGCGGGTCCGAGGGCGATATCTTCGAGAGCATGAAGCAAGTCGTCGAAGGGTGCGAGGGGCGGGTGGTGGTGACGTGCTTTGCGTCCAACGTGGCGCGTCTGGACACCATTTCGCGGGTCGCCAAGGCGGTCGGTCGCGATGTGGTTCTGGCTGGGCGGTCGTTTTGGCGGATGATCGACGCGGCCAAGGAAAACGGCTACCTGCAGGATGCGCCGACGTTTTTGGATGAGGACTATTTCGGCGACATCCCCAAAGACAAAGTCCTGCTGATTTGCACCGGTTCACAAGGCGAGCCGCGCGCCGCGTTGTCGCGCATCGCCGCCGACGAACATCCGCGCATCTACCTCAATGAAAACGACACGGTGATTTTTTCGTCGCGCCAAATCCCCGGCAACGAAGTGTCGATCGGGCGATTGCAAAACCGTCTGGTGCGGCGCGGCATCAACATCGTCACCGACAAGGACGAGTTCGTGCACGTGTCGGGCCATCCGGCCCGCGATGAACTGCTGGAAATGTATCAGGCGGTGAAGCCGCAAATTTCGATCCCCGTGCACGGCGAAATCCGCCATTTGACCGAACACGCCAAACTGGCGCGGTCCGCCCAGGTCAAGGAAGCCATCGTCAATGAAAACGGCGGCATGATTCGCATCGCGCCGGGACCGGCGTGCGTCATCGAACAGGTGCCTTCGGGACGGCTGGCCTTGGAAGGCGGCCGCGTGGTGCCGCTGGACGGCGAACTGGTGCGCGGCCGCGCCCGCGCGCTGTGGAACGGCAGTGCCACCATCACCATGGTCATCGACAAGGTCGGCAACGTGAAGGGCGACCCGATTTTGACCACCCATGGTCTGCTTGAACCCGACGATTGCGATTTTGAAGACGACATCCTCGACGCCGCCGAGGATGCGGTCGAGCGGTTGTCGAAAAAGGATCTGCGCAAGGACGACATCGTCGCCGAAGCCGTGCGCATGGCGGTGCGCCGATACTGCCGTGCAACCTTCAACAAAAACGCGGTCACCACCGTTCACTTGGTCCGGGTGTGA
- a CDS encoding ABC transporter ATP-binding protein, with product MNKPQNPVLHLNDIKRHFGSGHTALHVLKGAELTVNAGEIVALVGPSGSGKSTLLQIAGLLEKPNSGEIHIAGEACSQLGDDRRTEIRRKHLGFVYQYHHLLPEFSALENIVIPQIIAGLSKSEARQRAAQLLEMLGLKDRASHRPAKLSGGEQQRVAIGRALANAPTLLLADEPTGNLDPETANDVFNMLLNLTRQTGLTALIATHNPDLAARMDRTVRVDDGHLREV from the coding sequence ATGAATAAGCCGCAAAACCCGGTCCTGCACCTGAACGATATCAAGCGTCATTTCGGTTCCGGGCACACCGCGCTTCACGTCCTCAAAGGTGCGGAATTGACGGTCAATGCGGGCGAAATCGTCGCTCTGGTCGGGCCCAGCGGTTCCGGCAAATCGACCTTGCTGCAAATCGCCGGATTGCTGGAAAAACCCAACTCGGGCGAAATTCACATTGCCGGCGAGGCGTGTTCGCAACTGGGCGACGACCGGCGCACGGAAATCCGCCGCAAGCATTTGGGTTTCGTCTATCAGTATCACCACTTGCTGCCGGAATTTTCGGCCTTGGAAAACATCGTCATTCCGCAAATCATCGCCGGTCTCAGCAAAAGCGAGGCCCGCCAACGCGCCGCGCAATTGCTGGAGATGTTGGGCCTGAAGGATCGCGCCAGCCATCGCCCGGCCAAGCTTTCGGGCGGCGAGCAGCAACGCGTCGCCATCGGCCGGGCGTTGGCCAACGCGCCGACGTTGCTGCTGGCGGACGAGCCGACCGGAAACCTAGACCCCGAAACGGCAAACGACGTCTTCAACATGTTGTTGAACCTCACCCGCCAGACCGGTTTGACCGCGCTGATCGCGACCCACAACCCCGATCTGGCCGCACGCATGGACCGCACCGTACGTGTCGATGACGGTCATCTGCGCGAGGTCTAA
- a CDS encoding lipoprotein-releasing ABC transporter permease subunit, with the protein MFSAFEWMMAVRYLRARRQEGFVSVIAWFSLLGIAIGVATLIIVMSVMNGFRAELMNRILGLNGHVNIYAPIGQMTDYDAKAVLVAKVPGVVSATPLIEGQVMATHNGQARGLVLRGIKSTDLMARDIIAGNIQAGSLDAFGPDDSIILGAQLAQRLGVRVGDKVTIISPNGQATAFGTVPRMRAFEVVATFSIGMFEYDSGFAYIPLHAAQVYFQMKDSVNNLEVFVNDPGDTRGIGNDIKRALDDQARVFDWQKTNASFFNAIQVERNVMFLILTLIIVVAAFNIISSLIMLVKDKGRDIAILRTMGATRGMIMRVFFLAGASIGVIGTLGGFALGLWFSLNIESIRQWIQSVTGTELFAAEIYFLSQLPAKVDPTEVLSTVLMGLGLSFLATIYPSWRAARLDPAEALRYE; encoded by the coding sequence ATGTTTTCCGCGTTCGAGTGGATGATGGCCGTGCGATACCTCCGTGCCCGCAGGCAAGAGGGTTTCGTTTCCGTGATCGCCTGGTTTTCCTTGTTGGGCATAGCCATCGGCGTCGCCACCCTGATCATCGTGATGAGCGTCATGAACGGTTTTCGCGCCGAGTTGATGAACCGCATTTTGGGCCTCAATGGGCACGTCAATATCTACGCCCCGATCGGCCAGATGACCGACTACGACGCCAAGGCCGTTCTGGTCGCCAAAGTGCCGGGGGTGGTCAGCGCCACGCCGTTGATCGAAGGTCAGGTCATGGCCACCCACAACGGCCAAGCGCGCGGTCTGGTGCTGCGCGGCATCAAATCCACCGACCTGATGGCGCGCGACATCATCGCCGGCAATATCCAAGCGGGCAGCCTCGATGCGTTCGGCCCCGACGACAGCATCATTCTCGGCGCGCAATTGGCGCAGCGCCTGGGCGTGCGGGTGGGCGACAAGGTCACCATCATTTCGCCCAACGGCCAAGCCACCGCGTTCGGCACCGTACCGCGCATGCGTGCGTTCGAGGTGGTGGCGACGTTCTCCATCGGCATGTTCGAATACGACAGCGGCTTCGCTTACATACCGCTGCACGCCGCGCAGGTGTATTTCCAGATGAAGGACAGCGTCAACAATCTCGAAGTGTTCGTTAACGATCCCGGCGACACCCGCGGTATCGGCAACGACATCAAGCGCGCGCTCGACGATCAGGCGCGGGTGTTCGATTGGCAAAAGACCAACGCCAGCTTTTTCAACGCCATTCAGGTCGAACGCAATGTGATGTTTTTGATTTTGACCCTGATCATCGTGGTCGCGGCGTTCAACATCATTTCCAGCCTGATCATGTTGGTCAAGGATAAGGGGCGCGACATCGCCATCTTGCGCACCATGGGGGCGACGCGCGGCATGATCATGCGGGTGTTCTTCCTCGCCGGCGCCAGCATCGGCGTGATAGGCACACTGGGCGGCTTTGCGTTGGGGCTGTGGTTTTCACTCAACATCGAAAGCATCCGCCAGTGGATCCAATCTGTGACCGGAACCGAGCTGTTCGCCGCTGAAATCTATTTCCTGTCCCAATTGCCCGCCAAGGTCGATCCGACGGAAGTTCTGTCCACGGTGTTGATGGGGCTGGGCTTGTCGTTCCTCGCCACCATTTATCCATCCTGGCGCGCCGCGCGTTTGGACCCGGCGGAGGCGCTGCGCTATGAATAA
- a CDS encoding DNA-3-methyladenine glycosylase I produces MNWYCKSAADHPIHGPYHDSEYGFPGKDDRALFELLCLEIFQAGLSWELVLKKRPGMVAAFDGFDIDTVAAYGEQDVERLLNDAGIIRNRLKITSIIHNAGVVQGLRATHDGFANWLAAHHPQDLGAWVKLFKKTFKFTGPEVVNEFLMSTGYLDGAHAEDCPVYRAVLNRNPPWLQAKSSD; encoded by the coding sequence ATGAACTGGTACTGCAAATCCGCCGCCGACCATCCCATCCACGGCCCGTATCACGACAGTGAATACGGCTTTCCCGGCAAAGACGACCGGGCGTTGTTCGAGTTGCTGTGCCTGGAAATTTTCCAAGCGGGCTTGTCGTGGGAACTGGTGCTGAAAAAACGCCCGGGCATGGTGGCGGCGTTCGACGGTTTCGACATCGACACGGTCGCGGCCTATGGCGAGCAGGATGTCGAACGCTTGCTCAATGATGCCGGGATCATTCGCAACCGGCTCAAAATCACCTCGATCATTCACAATGCCGGCGTGGTGCAAGGCCTGCGCGCCACGCACGATGGCTTCGCCAATTGGCTGGCGGCGCATCACCCGCAGGATTTGGGCGCGTGGGTGAAGTTGTTTAAAAAGACCTTCAAATTCACCGGACCAGAAGTGGTTAACGAATTTCTCATGAGCACCGGCTATCTTGATGGGGCACATGCCGAGGACTGCCCGGTTTATCGGGCCGTTCTGAACAGAAATCCACCCTGGCTGCAAGCGAAGAGTTCCGATTAA